One window of Plasmodium falciparum 3D7 genome assembly, chromosome: 7 genomic DNA carries:
- a CDS encoding Pfmc-2TM Maurer's cleft two transmembrane protein, with the protein MFHYIYKIYIFTIILCASNLFNNNGVENGTYKLSYHNGGIQFRMLAQNNTNKKSNGNTLTNILLKDKGGKGSKKKNPDDQISDLVSLVDNMNITQEKKNEIKNLTLKYMNSDDIKEKNKSINELKKYSNNEECKEQMDSYLMHLRMQNDIKCLKRKNLWNNIWINYITLSLIIIMIALLFLLPGSQPYYIFYSAFSLLIFIIYIVASYFPDMKIGFKKLKTKLNTFFQNKKQITK; encoded by the exons atgtttcactatatttataaaatatatatttttaccatAATACTATGTGCATCTAATCTATTTAATAac aACGGAGTAGAAAATGGAACATACAAATTATCATACCATAATGGAGGGATACAATTCAGAATGTTAGCACAAAACaacacaaataaaaaatcaaatgGAAATACCTTAACGAATATATTGTTAAAAGATAAAGGCGGAAAAggtagtaaaaaaaaaaatcctgATGATCAAATTTCAGATCTCGTTAGTTTAGtggataatatgaatataactcaagaaaaaaaaaatgaaatcaaAAATCTcacattaaaatatatgaatagtgacgatataaaagaaaaaaataaatcaattaATGAACTTAAAAAATACAGTAATAACGAAGAATGTAAAGAACAAATGGATAGTTATTTAATGCATCTTCGTAtgcaaaatgatataaaatgtttaaaaagaaaaaatttgtGGAATAATATTTggattaattatattacctTATCCTTAATCATTATAATGAtagcattattatttttgctTCCAGGTTCTCAACCTTATTACATCTTTTACTCTGCATTTagtcttttaatttttattatctatatagtTGCTAGTTATTTTCCTGACATGAAAATaggttttaaaaaattaaaaacaaaattgaacacattttttcaaaacaaaaagcaaataacaaaataa
- a CDS encoding exported protein family 1, translating into MIIIVPFIFFNLIFTSDMMYEYIENTKVPIFVKLFFGKSIFIEDIFYYVGMIMKEMMEGQNIREEEVAELLKDRLDLYIDNEDEWEKLMENEISMLLKSSFSNFILESIGWTYENVSNIFLEEKANSGINKKDIYLKEANERMIRNSIVLRQCKSRFISIITNYYPFKEQNNPFIKQAQYVSSSNYVLDDIINNIDYSIDNIHRAIDNLYYEHILNLLEEEKNEILEEILRNILKIILCDVETTVRRSAQKVLQNAEGDTNLMLKRAKGLQSLGRMILQKVN; encoded by the coding sequence atgataattattgttccttttatattttttaatttaatatttacctCTGATATGATGTAtgaatatattgaaaatacCAAAGTACCTATTTttgttaaattattttttgggaaaagtatttttattgaagatatattttattatgttggTATGATTATGAAAGAAATGATGGAAGGGCAAAATATAAGAGAAGAGGAAGTAGctgaattattaaaagatagattagatttatatatagataatgaAGATGAATGGGAGAAGTTAATGGAAAATGAAATTAGCATGTTATTAAAGTCttcattttctaattttatattagaaTCTATAGGATGGACATATGAGAATGtttctaatatttttttagaaGAAAAAGCAAATTCtggtataaataaaaaagatatatatttaaaagaagcTAATGAGAGAATGATTAGAAATTCAATTGTTTTGAGACAATGTAAAAGTCGttttatatctataataacaaattattatccttttaaagaacaaaataatccTTTTATAAAGCAGGCACAATATGTATCCTCATCTAATTATGTATtggatgatataataaataatatagactATAGTATAGATAATATACATAGAGCCATAGATAATTTATActatgaacatatattaaatttattagaggaagaaaaaaatgaaatactagaagaaatattaaggaatattctaaaaattattttgtgtGATGTTGAAACAACGGTAAGAAGATCAGCACAAAAAGTATTACAAAATGCAGAAGGAGATACAAATTTGATGCTTAAAAGAGCTAAAGGGTTACAATCATTGGGTAGAATGATATTACAGAAGGTTAATTga
- a CDS encoding rifin → MKFHYFNILLLNIPLNILIFSSHVNDQKNAYNSSIHHAPKTKTTKIPNIRLLCECELYAAPNYDNSEMKVVMQNFDRQTEQRFNEYEERMLKNRKKCKEQCDKDIQKIILKDKIEKELEEKLAALETNINTNDIPTCICKKSVADKVEKTCLKCGGILGTTVPQLGILGGISTHMLTTAATSAAIDAGMKAVVDKLKDFVIGFRGNTVDLTPIVNPSSYNCGNLLLENAKNLTKTTCMPNSAGKVSTLCAQIQNSGSISTFNGFAEAGTDAYNTTWATKTAEINSFNIAMMASIIAIVVIVLVMVIVYLILRYRRKEIIKKKLQYIKLLNQ, encoded by the exons atgaagttccattattttaatatattattattaaacattccattgaatatattaatattttcatcacat GTAAATGATCAAAAAAATGCATACAACAGCAGTATACATCATGCACCAAAAACAAAAACGACAAAAATACCAAACATTAGGTTGTTATGTGAATGCGAATTATACGCGGCTCCAAATTATGACAACTCAGAAATGAAAGTTGTGATGCAAAATTTTGATCGACAAACAGAACAAAGGTTTAATGAATACGAAGAACGTATGTtgaaaaacagaaaaaaatgtAAGGAACAATGCGATAaagatatacaaaaaattattttaaaagataaaatcgAAAAGGAATTGGAAGAAAAGTTAGCTGCTTTGGAAACAAACATAAACACCAATGACATACCTACTTGCATTTGCAAAAAATCAGTAGCAGATAAAGTTGAAAAAACGTGTTTGAAATGTGGAGGAATATTAGGTACAACGGTACCACAATTAGGAATTTTAGGTGGTATTTCTACACATATGTTGACAACTGCAGCTACGTCTGCTGCTATTGATGCTGGTATGAAAGCTGTCGTCGATAAACTTAAAGATTTCGTTATTGGATTTAGAGGAAATACTGTTGATTTGACACCAATTGTTAATCCATCAAGTTATAATTGTGGTAATCTTCTACTTGAAAATGCTAAGAATTTAACGAAGACAACATGCATGCCTAATAGTGCTGGAAAGGTCAGTACATTGTGCGCTCAAATACAGAATAGTGGTAGTATATCTACCTTTAATGGTTTCGCAGAAGCTGGTACTGATGCTTATAATACAACATGGGCAACCAAAACTGCAGAAATTAATAGTTTCAATATTGCCATGATGGCTTCAATTATTGCAATAGTAGTTATAGTTTTGGTTATGGTAAttgtttatttaattttacgtTATCGACGAAAAgagataataaagaaaaaattacagtacataaaattattaaatcaaTAA
- a CDS encoding lysophospholipase, putative, whose protein sequence is MVSNELNCEPYKRNNTKLDGTTSINSFYNRDGLLLRTYSWIVKGAIGIFVLVHGLNSHIRFEFLRHNADIVSNDKVIIKDLDDYYIYKDSWIEKLNEKGYSVYGLDLQGHGESEGWENLRTNVKDFDDLVYDFIQYINIINDSVQSENEDNNSSLNMIENCTGDIGVYEHNTKESHLFENVKDVNGVSECDTIQVHSCENSVTKNNKHCPVPIYIMGLSMGGNIVLRALELLEKEIHPKKYMNIKGCISLSGMIMLEKLSSVNSIKFKGVYDIMKFVGNHFPKNRLFKRFKFSKHPYINDLIYYDKLRYQKWITGQFAFQIFKAIENLREDINFIPKNIPLLFVHSKDDSVCSFEGAMEFYNDLDMNNKEFYPLDIMEHMLPMEPGNEQVLGKILDWISNLNNNDNTSEYNTIGDVTKVEEYIE, encoded by the coding sequence atgGTATCTAATGAATTAAATTGTGAACCGtacaaaagaaataataccAAATTAGATGGCACAACAAGTATAAATTCCTTTTATAATAGAGATGGTTTATTATTAAGAACATATTCATGGATAGTAAAAGGAGCTATCGGTATATTTGTATTAGTACATGGTTTAAATTCACATATAAGGTTCGAATTTTTAAGACACAATGCAGATATAGTTAGTAATGATaaggtaataataaaagacttagatgattattatatatacaaagatAGTTGgatagaaaaattaaatgagaAAGGTTATTCAGTCTATGGTTTAGATTTACAAGGGCATGGAGAATCTGAAGGATGGGAAAATTTAAGAACGAATGTAAAAGATTTTGATGATTTAGTATATGattttatacaatatattaatataattaatgatTCTGTACAATCTGAAAATGAGGataataattcttcattAAATATGATTGAAAATTGTACGGGTGATATTGGTGTATATGAACATAATACTAAAGAAAGTCATTTATTTGAAAATGTTAAGGACGTAAATGGTGTATCAGAATGTGATACTATACAAGTTCATTCATGTGAGAATAGTGTaactaaaaataataaacattgCCCTGTTCCAATATATATCATGGGGTTATCTATGGGAGGAAATATAGTTTTAAGAGCTCTAGAAttattagaaaaagaaatacacccgaagaaatatatgaatataaaaggTTGTATATCTTTATCTGGAATGATAATGCTTGAAAAATTATCGTCAGTCAATTCTATTAAATTTAAAGGTGTGTATGATATAATGAAATTTGTGGGTAATCATTTTCCGAAAAATAGACTTTTTAAAAGATTCAAATTTTCTAAACATCCATATATTAATgatcttatatattatgataaattaAGATATCAAAAATGGATAACTGGTCAGTTTGCTTTTCAGATATTTAAAGCAATTGAAAATTTAAGAgaagatataaattttataccaaaaaatataccattattatttgttcattCAAAAGATGATTCTGTATGTTCCTTTGAAGGGGCTATGGAATTTTACAATGATCttgatatgaataataaagaattttATCCTCTAGATATTATGGAACATATGTTACCTATGGAACCTGGAAATGAACAAGTGTTAGGGAAAATCTTAGACTGGATATCTAATTTGAATAATAACGATAACACCAGTGAATACAATACAATTGGTGATGTCACAAAAGTAGAAGAATatattgaataa
- a CDS encoding sporozoite threonine and asparagine-rich protein: protein MIHIFYRTAIFTLSIWTTLLYSNKNLKCNFYYNNNNLSTYVIKHNRFLSEYQSNFLGGGYSAALKLVNSKKSGTNVNTKYNSENTNTNNNIPESSSTYTNTRLAANNSTTTSTTKVTDNNKTNIKLTGNNSTTINTNSTENTSATKKVTENVITNQILTGNNNTTTNTSTTEHNNNINTNTNSTENTSATKKVTENVITNQILTGNNNTTTNTSTTEHNNNINTNTNSTDNSNTNTNLTDNTSTTKKLTDNINTTQNLTTSTNTTTVSTDNNNINTKPIDNNNTDIKSTDNYNTGTKETDNKNTDIKATDNNNITTTTDNTNTNVISTDNSKTNVISTDNSKTNTISTDNDNADTILTDNDNNTDIILTDNNNTDTISTDNDNADTKATDNNNNTNTKATDNNNTKIISPDNNNTKTTSTDNNNNTNTKATDNNNTKTISNDNNNTKTISTDNNNTKTISNDNNNTNTISTDNNNNNTNQYVFANNYNETTSDDELNKDSCDYSEEKENIKSMINAYLDKLDLETVRKIHSDISTCIEKKNNPRNQITHLNNLKNMYNIIKFIVVIYIAFNWSEVIYKYVGKLILAFALYMLIN from the exons atgatacatattttttataggaCAGCCATATTTACTCTCTCAATCTGGACAACACTGTTATATTCTAATAAA aatttaaaatgtaatttttattataataacaacaacttATCAACATACGTTATAAAGCATAACAGATTTTTATCAGAATATCAATCGAACTTTCTTGGTGGGGGATATAGTGCAGCTTTAAAATTAGTAAATAGTAAAAAATCCGGAACAAATGTAAATACAAAGTATAATTCAGAAAATAccaatacaaataataatataccagAAAGTAGTAGTACATATACAAATACAAGGTTAGCAGCAAATAACAGTACAACTACAAGCACTACAAAAGTaacagataataataaaacaaatattaaattaacaGGAAACAATAGTACAACtataaatacaaattcaACAGAAAATACTAGTGCTACCAAAAAAGTAACCGAAAATGTTATTACAAATCAAATATTAACAGGAAATAACAATACAACCACAAATACATCCACGAcagaacataataataatattaacacaAATACAAATTCAACAGAAAATACTAGTGCTACCAAAAAAGTAACCGAAAATGTTATTACAAATCAAATATTAACAGGAAATAACAATACAACCACAAATACATCCACGAcagaacataataataatattaacacaAATACAAATTCAACAGATAATAGTAATACTAATACAAATTTAACCGATAATACTTCTACAACTAAAAAGTTGActgataatataaacacaACACAAAATTTAACAACAAGTACTAATACAACTACAGTATCAAccgataataataatataaatacaaaacccattgataataataacacaGATATAAAATCGACAGATAATTATAACACAGGCACAAAGGAAACAGATAATAAGAACACAGACATAAAAGCAAcagacaataataatattacaacaACCACGGATAATACTAATACAAATGTAATATCAACAGATAATAGTAAAACAAATGTAATATCAACAGATAATAGTAAAACAAATACAATATCAacagataatgataatgCAGATACAATATTAacagataatgataataatacagatataatattaacagataataataatacagatACAATATCAacagataatgataatgCAGATACAAAAGCaacagataataataataatacaaatacaaaagcaacagataataataatacaaaaataatatcaccagataataataatacaaaaacaaCATCaacagataataataataatacaaatacaaaagcaacagataataataatacaaaaacaaTATCAaacgataataataatacaaaaacaaTATCaacagataataataatacaaaaacaaTATCAaacgataataataatacaaatacaaTATCaacagataataataataataatacaaaccAATATGTCTTTGCTAACAATTATAATGAAACAACTTCTGATGATGAACTAAATAAAGATTCCTGTGATTATtcagaagaaaaagaaaatataaaatcaatGATTAACGCTTATTTAGACAAGTTAGATTTAGAAACTGTTCGTAAAATACATTCAGATATAAGTACatgtattgaaaaaaaaaataatcctAGGAATCAAATAACACATTtaaacaatttaaaaaatatgtataatataattaaatttatagtggttatatatattgcttTTAATTGGAGTgaagtaatatataaatatgtaggAAAATTAATTTTAGCTTTTgctttatatatgttaattaattaa
- a CDS encoding small exported membrane protein 1 produces MSQPQKQQNEEGAATAANTQEKKFNPTRNPSQSGPYRHHGPQGRTPYMQLHKNQNNNMVNKISNYLGIENKELVEFGLNLFTYIIAIFLALQIYDYVTHRKCGYYKDMLAKIVRFQASLQNAK; encoded by the exons ATGAGTCAACCACAAAAACAACAAAACGAAGAAGGAGCCGCCACTGCCGCCAATACCCAAGAAAAGAAATTCAACCCAACAAGAAACCCAAGCCAATCTGGTCCCTATCGTCATCATGGACCCCAAGGAAGAACACCATATATGCAACTCCacaaaaatcaaaataataacatggtaaataaaataagtaaTTATTTAGGAATTGAAAACAAGGAGTTGGTTGAATTTGGTTTAAACTtattcacatatattataGCTATATTTCTTGCCttacaaatatatgattAC GTAACACATAGAAAATGTGGATACTACAAGGACATGTTGGCAAAAATTGTTAGATTCCAAGCCAGTTTACAGAAcgcaaaataa